CTGCCGCAAGAGTTTCTAATCGGTTAACTGAAGGATCTTCTCTATAAACATCATCACCCACATCGGCCCACCTCATAGCCTCACGCATTTCATCGCAAGGCTTAGTAACCGTATCACTACGCAAATCAATAATGGCCATTCCCAAATACCCCCATCCCACACAAAATCAATTAAGCCGGGAATAATTCCCGGCTCCCCGCGGTTAACTGATTAAACTCTCAGGCCTTTACCGCCTGGCTTAAATATCGCACTAACTGGCTCTTTGGCTGGTAACCAACAACACGGCTTACCTCTTTACCCTGATCAAAAAGAATTAAAGTCGGAATGCTCATGACGCCGTATTTACCGGGGGTTTCGCCATTCTCATCCACATTCATTTTCCCCACTTTTATGCGACCGGCAAATTCCTCAGCTACTTCCTCCAAAACTGGAGCAATCATTTTGCACGGCCCGCACCAAGCCGCCCAGAAATCTATCAGTACCGGCTCAGCAGCTTGCAGCACCTCTGTCTCAAAATTTTTTTCAGTGATTATTGTAATTTTGTCGCTTGCCAACTAGTTTCCTCCTTTTTGGATTTAGTTGTTAAATTTAACCTACAGCGGCATTTTGCAAAAAAGCGTTTTTGCTACGGCTATTATATAAAATATCTTCCAAGTATTCAACAAATTACAGCTGCTGTTTTATTTCTTTTTTGGGGCTGATTAAATGATTAACCACATAAGCTGCCATCAACAGCCCTGCTACCGATGGCACAAATGAGATGCTTCCGGGAAAATGGACCTTTCTCTTAATCCCCTGAACTGCTGCATTGGTATTTGCAGTTGCTTCCTGCCCCGGTTCCGGCGAGCTAGAAGGTTTCAGCGGAGAATCAGGTGAAAATACAACCGGTAAGCCGGAATTGATTCCCAACTTCCTTAACTCTGCTCTAACAATTCTTGCCAGAGGGCATCCTCTAGTTTCGGAAATATCTGCTACCCGCAAGGAGTAAGGTTCCAGGCGGTTACCAGCTCCCATAGAGGAAATCACTGGAATATTAAGTTGTTTCGCCCGGTAAATAAGGTCAACCTTCGCCTTTACTGTGTCCACCGCATCAACGATAAAGTCCCATGGGGTGACAAAAAAACCTGTCCAATTCTCAGGAGAATAAAACTGTTTTATGGCTATCACTTCCGCCTGGGGATTTATATCTGCAATCCTTTCCTTCATGACTTCTACTTTTGGCCTGCCGACAGTCGAATGCAAAGCTGGAATCTGGCGATTGATATTTGTCACACATACTTCATCAAAATCCACCAGCATTAAACAACCTACCCCAGCTCGGGCCAGCGCCTCTACCGCAAAAGAACCGACACCACCTACCCCGAACACAGCAACTTTGCTGGCTGCAAGGACAGCTAAACTTTCAGATCCAATTAATTTTTCTGTTCTAGAAAATTTATGCACATTATTTCCCCTGTCTTGATAGAAAAACTAACACAGTTCAACTGGGTCTTGGCTTCAGAGGGGGATTGTTACCCCCACTGAAGCTTAGAGCCAGTTAATATAGCAGCGTAACCGCTCTTAACCCACCGCTTTAAGAAGCGGGGGTATTAGAGCGGGTAGCTGTCTATGATAAATATTAGCCTGCACTCCTAATAGAAGCGCAGGCAACTTTACCATAACTACCCCACAGATGCCGTGTAAACCGCTGGTTTGAACCTGCTCTCGCAGGTGGGTGCAGCCTGAAATACTTTTTGTGTCCACTCAAAAGGAGGCATACAAGCCATATTCAGAGTCTGG
This DNA window, taken from Syntrophomonadaceae bacterium, encodes the following:
- the trxA gene encoding thioredoxin, whose protein sequence is MASDKITIITEKNFETEVLQAAEPVLIDFWAAWCGPCKMIAPVLEEVAEEFAGRIKVGKMNVDENGETPGKYGVMSIPTLILFDQGKEVSRVVGYQPKSQLVRYLSQAVKA
- a CDS encoding tRNA threonylcarbamoyladenosine dehydratase, which produces MHKFSRTEKLIGSESLAVLAASKVAVFGVGGVGSFAVEALARAGVGCLMLVDFDEVCVTNINRQIPALHSTVGRPKVEVMKERIADINPQAEVIAIKQFYSPENWTGFFVTPWDFIVDAVDTVKAKVDLIYRAKQLNIPVISSMGAGNRLEPYSLRVADISETRGCPLARIVRAELRKLGINSGLPVVFSPDSPLKPSSSPEPGQEATANTNAAVQGIKRKVHFPGSISFVPSVAGLLMAAYVVNHLISPKKEIKQQL